In Musa acuminata AAA Group cultivar baxijiao chromosome BXJ2-3, Cavendish_Baxijiao_AAA, whole genome shotgun sequence, the following proteins share a genomic window:
- the LOC135608057 gene encoding small ribosomal subunit protein eS10z-like gives MIIPKKNRHEICKYLFQEGVLYAKKDYNLAKHPDIDVPNLQVIKLMQSFKSREYVRETFAWQHYYWYLTNDGIEYLRTFLNLPSEIVPATLKKSARPPPTRPFGSGPPGDRPRGPPRFEGDRPRFGDRDGYRGGPRAGPPGDFGDKGGAPPEFQPSFRGTGGRPGFGRGGGGYGSGAPSASFE, from the exons AGGGGGTGCTGTACGCGAAGAAGGACTATAACCTTGCAAAGCACCCGGATATCGATGTGCCGAACCTACAGGTGATCAAGCTGATGCAGAGCTTCAAGTCGAGGGAGTATGTGAGGGAGACATTTGCCTGGCAGCACTACTACTGGTACCTCACCAATGATGGCATCGAGTACCTCAGAACTTTCCTTAACCTACCCTCAGAGATTGTTCCTGCGACACTGAAGAAGTCCGCTAGGCCGCCGCCGACCCGCCCATTTGGCTCTGGTCCTCCTGGTGATCGTCCCAG AGGACCTCCCCGGTTCGAAGGAGATAGACCAAGGTTTGGAGACAGGGATGGGTATCGTGGAGGCCCTCGTGCTGGCCCTCCGGGTGATTTTGGGGACAAGGGTGGAGCACCTCCTGAATTCCAGCCATCTTTTCGT GGTACTGGTGGCAGACCTGGGTTTGGCCGTGGAGGTGGCGGATATGGATCAGGTGCACCATCTGCATCATTCGAGTAG